A single window of Anopheles moucheti chromosome 2, idAnoMoucSN_F20_07, whole genome shotgun sequence DNA harbors:
- the LOC128310175 gene encoding lysosomal-trafficking regulator, producing the protein MALETADRVIGKLCELWAQIYDSHSSVDIYQRKAEIEQFLEGFNQLTEGDRLHLDRRNRYENISSALSRQLLLLIYEICDPTVKRYARVDATSGAEGTPNGNSSTVPPHDDVAPETEKCNSKLDSNSNEEEVELPAHAEDSSESRCQWLKDFFLNGIGGLLLRTLSKIGAKDIANSREIAAVLVRILPTTKWNTEPYPTIVPLQLPQGYGQFLRTVLKMRTYNSEWHRDSIKRSTQNRSAQQSTAFMRQLSGPNTFASTVDYSKAAQHLHRSPISESAKTLTQDEFTLTVLNLLESLIVHENVLTIDENSVTVSCLRVALEQLKRQERFEESMDNRFVIRHKLLGLVMLCLNNMFFLQTLDSNDLSLRTVATDMVQLLKEELRDQSFDALSTEFTYNLIYTIVSAGNQSFLHFCDSVVSEQLFLTIFKLLESNLDIVKHTYSFLQLGSRYGAIGNNNSVVLPWMQTIHTCSSGLIEILITMLQNFIYALAPTRGSCRRTRKSRFRLHHSRQDARHGYVCALENLLLNLFPQVKHTDQRLMVNFFKVYQLCCCNTNAHTLEVLMKLSNDELIPKLRLNFASRAVVHAIFNRSQCETCESDHAANTFYEQFCRTHREVFGEFKRTENRSRMPTFLRYLLDIARVIPYRLRSFILQELVQKQLHSELHRLIERPESEQLVHASSIEDDGWKEIVNACLLIICRVVAKQEQREMNLFYREENLELLRVLSGRVEFAHSMHLIMTTGIRNESLPEEFVKKLVEMLFDHLDEQISCMGSLFAMISDSKVGISLKPISKTVTTTRQRCTIPLETMLQLHLEHWKTVRQLLKESERFRKQFLQRYDGVTGVKNCLELVHNLASICLFHSSSITSHEPEALVTEPPSPFTSNDTENIQNFLFEPERKSVLNIFHFNDQLLDGSLSSASLHYSATGDLNNIHRVGAERTTPTSGWMEEEDDYSFLRELQLATINDEFQREFLSPAGQSASVTSKLEKKWSLSELFNIRQILSQLMEDILGGADSGQRDSMAIERRLMALPLEARKLLTDPGNSIIKKKLTNLLETIMASMQLLTNGLTDCADECESLKPEFANTMQVALIELKKLLLNCATKDWDCPNTANNVINVLHALLKVAEMRKESTQSVNFMRQEIDSGRERSHYAKMSLQEDEIDLLTVPLYHDDETDDLSSTDDSYTTAREDGYEGDVEIDHYCPTELSTRKDTVGGMKLCTTNRLANEQICTIVTEILVELSGRCVERPEHWCPILAQMVVKLNIIRNHLGGSLYLIRGFATVLQTSDGRLKELQAAIVDLIVDLDVPEVLIKFMQLLSHKDPPVQLILTKLTNLFEAGSGVECYQCVQFPVLHADRTFTSSSDVLLAKKITFLREHHLCFNVHSGFTDASTIVPMNYANFYPWHGNGFTVSAWVRVTQLTDRQQTDFTHLLSVGSEKQMLSIYFNTQRQLVVRYSKPDCLITPSNTKQYLSKAISRTECCDNCAKEMQHLWMYKHLLRGITDASSQTFMIDTPRAQCVYCFKQLPVGQGRKDSIEQGIGLTPSKRVDNATIDVNLRQCTVGQDWCVPEGCWSMLTFAVQQNDDDVQVTVTYDGVQQLAQFSLPNPCKIHIDTDLTLLTVGHRSSELNECSVGYGFAGVHLFSRCITDEAVLANLYAIGPNVTSFVAFATGYMIPNYGTLNLSKLSVNDLRMVGSLQLLERTHVGYFTPNKMDSFVGRHQNLGLMSYAGNIKAMEIESLQRSLLIAGGISVMLVYFARVVEISDTPALHVAALKLLLRVAHSNQDFFNEFVQCNYLELIGVVLKSKKCHKDIALLTALLELAFDQPIVAKRGDHYRVLATSSARIRYPGMITFLLENFQIWIDQSEEVLDLLLSALAAATRDKHPGMMYNCQRLQDASLVSALIDFCRVNFVIPAKTVKISRKAADLLVSLIAILSSTPPKVALLNEIMELLLLMHKPTDSYVTHDRQKFYFNISPNQFGGGGKRSDRTVTSSSGASSGPTTPKMQLRDRRLRPQSQLRKIIPLTIGGSSSLDSATTSFIIDASQTASTNPNSSTGTTVSTDEKHRSPVANAPKSPKLNSPDGGAGSEEYYEKLNIAIAEGKLRRKSLLDSIDKRGNGKRKLRRLKSSPNIRATSGSRKKQIGSPRIAASGSPRACPRNDLNRISGQHQNQSQSAPTSSSSSATSATIRYKFFEQNYFATGNDFLQESFLRIMCDFLLILPDRDACKFLSGENRILETMLILANNGNIRIRTMLLNLVAVIDDRIDSARMGGSSPNGNALGQSGGGVLLQQYSEEQSKVFWYHLANQIGTHSVNAELLGSCYRWITKSHTPLAMDRGEDHPLATLLHEGSVEVVRENGLNVLIAILIQAHVDPTLFRSVLHVIEYICTKHRRRAGQHMIDNGLVWALVKTAAKMNEKEELVQEESRTYLVEFLTSFSHLMILSNVANPFWDLLNGLTVAQKHKNERVTKAVRDLHAALLRNVLQIFIFRPKQSIIGNKNTSFTVELVGCNLSKAEIKTRFNRLHDKAIQFVTNSDPESDLSDAEMALVRHLMNRTLNGNPRGGNIILWCLLPKRTIRLKIYTIRQLGHYLESGGNHLSAICDVKMLKVFVQSILLLNQKHIPLEDLRLVNTFYQTIDGGLAHGASWNLTQTLKDFEYLRAISMNDQEQTIMKSIARQEKLIYSCTVAAMQITRNSVEKQNRLRKELIIQLRKDNDYRFYDQWHQLVGRMTHEDAPWYAARHYPNSWELDDTFGPDMALKRMRRCQMTIDRRFLLKESMPENRDEQENERERKPLLAYLFSNDFRHEYSVEDQVLYTFTVRKSSPSRELECECIITSTELVLKPYEAGELEIYDLHDITKIWTKRFEHQESAVEVFLKCGKSLFIVFERDPSERDTFEGFFHDLVVRCGRQELDQHTQQWREGALSNWEYLMLLNQISGRTYHDLMQYPVFPWVLANYDTRTLDLLAERSFRLLEKPIAVQHRELEKHYINNYNHLRQAESGDPDGGRRKIQPYHYSSHYSNSGTVLHFLVRVLPFTSLFLQYQDDSFDIPDRTFHSLQTTWNLASKDSPTDVKELIPEFFTFPEFLENQEGFDFGTRQSGEPVNHVELPAWCNGSARLFVLIHRQALEANIVRRQLSHWIDLIFGYKQTGQAAIDAINVFHPATYCDFTAADIDDPVMKLALETMVKTYGQMPRRLFDTAHPPPAMNPLLANPPKVLETVVGLRWGLYCGSPILADPKLVDVWEKLSKELLGVERGTLQPASLVTLDGQKVYVLPEKMNVFCATIQGTGAKKQYTISWGETDDRLRIRLLQDSGPTERSREMFYGSSSFAYDPITACGTDPHCTSIFFGHRSGRIVVFQQRSRRRRVSFFNQNMQPAVTMMSRSRSSSFRRWIDRKSANLRRRLEMDPDEQQQQAQAEQRLSDDDQMEWTYPIQLLKHRAPISAIRVSMEYKIVVSVSIDGCATIWDLNSLMYVREIPRPVNMLHSMISQIAISPTLGDIVLVHSANASRGRSFGGPESWSSATLVEDDDSFEVTENYNADYVNVTMGTNRRDQLRLYTVNAQYIEHVFVESPIQAITYSSIKEGCGVNCIAVALESGIVRFYSSWNLALLREINVEPNGIKCALFSKYQHLLLLTANNTVQTWTAEGLPGVLPSIQEPYQYGV; encoded by the exons ACCCGCTCATGCGGAGGATAGCAGCGAAAGTCGTTGCCAGTGGTTGAAGGATTTCTTTCTCAATGGAATCGGTGGTCTGTTACTAAGGACGCTCTCCAAAATTGGTGCCAAA GACATTGCAAATAGTCGGGAGATAGCTGCCGTTTTGGTACGAATTCTACCGACAACGAAGTGGAACACGGAACCCTATCCTACCATCGTGCCGTTACAATTGCCACAAGGATACGGGCAGTTTCTACGAACGGTTTTAAAAATGCGTACCTACAACAGTGAATGGCATCGCGATAGCATTAAGCGCAGCACACAGAACAGATCAGCACAGCAATCGACGGCGTTTATGCGCCAGCTGAGTGGTCCTAACACATTCGCCTCTACAGTCGACTATTCCAAGGCGGCACAGCACTTGCACCGTAGCCCGATCAGCGAATCAGCGAAAACACTTACGCAAGACGAGTTTACGCTGACCGTACTAAACCTGCTGGAAAGTTTGATCGTACACGAAAATGTGCTTACCATCGATGAGAACTCCGTAACTGTGTCCTGTTTGCGCGTTGCGCTGGAACAATTAAAACGCCAGGAACGTTTCGAAGAAAGCATGGACAATCGGTTCGTTATACGTCACAAACTGCTTGGTTTGGTGATGCTGTGCCTGAACAACATGTTTTTTCTGCAAACGCTCGATTCAAACGATCTCAGCCTGCGCACAGTTGCTACGGATATGGTCCAGTTGCTAAAGGAAGAACTACGCGACCAAAGCTTCGATGCGCTTTCGACCGAGTTTACGTACAATCTCATCTACACAATTGTTTCCGCGGGAAATCAATCGTTTCTGCATTTTTGCGACAGCGTTGTTAGTGAGCAACTGTTTTTGACGATATTTAAACTGCTGGAAAGTAATCTCGACATTGTGAAGCATACGTACAGCTTCCTGCAGCTCGGTTCGCGGTATGGTGCGATCGGTAATAACAACAGTGTCGTGCTACCGTGGATGCAAACGATCCACACGTGCTCTTCTGGGTTAATTGAAATACTGATTACGATGTTGCAAAATTTCATCTATGCCCTTGCACCTACTAGAGGCAGCTGCAGAAGAACGCGCAAAAGCCGGTTCCGGTTGCATCATTCCCGGCAGGACGCACGGCACGGATATGTGTGTGCACTGGAGAATCTGTTGCTAAACTTGTTCCCCCAAGTAAAGCACACCGACCAACGGTTAATGGTGAACTTCTTCAAGGTGTATCAACTATGCTGTTGCAACACGAACGCACACACGCTTGAGGTGCTAATGAAGCTTTCGAACGATGAGCTAATACCGAAGTTGCGGCTTAACTTTGCGAGCCGTGCCGTCGTACATGCGATTTTCAACCGATCGCAGTGCGAAACGTGCGAATCGGACCATGCGGCCAATACGTTCTACGAGCAGTTCTGTCGCACCCACCGGGAGGTGTTTGGTGAGTTCAAACGAACAGAGAATCGTTCGCGCATGCCAACGTTTTTGCGATATCTGCTCGATATTGCACGCGTTATTCCGTACCGGTTGCGATCGTTTATACTACAGGAGTTGGTACAAAAGCAGCTGCACAGTGAATTGCATCGTTTGATCGAAAGGCCGGAGTCGGAGCAGCTCGTCCACGCATCATCCATCGAAGATGATGGTTGGAAAGAGATCGTTAATGCGTGTTTGTTGATCATCTGTCGAGTTGTCGCGAAACAGGAGCAACGGGAAATGAATTTGTTTTACCGAGAGGAAAATCTAGAACTATTGCGTGTTCTTAGCGGGCGTGTCGAGTTCGCACACAGTATGCACCTGATCATGACCACAGGCATTCGGAATGAATCGTTACCCGAGGAGTTTGTGAAGAAATTGGTCGAAATGCTTTTCGATCACTTGGATGAACAGATCAGCTGTATGGGAAGCCTTTTTGCAATGATTTCCGACAGTAAGGTAGGCATTTCGCTTAAACCTATTAGTAAAACTGTGACAACAACTAGGCAACGATGTACAATTCCACTAGAAACGATGCTCCAATTACATCTGGAGCACTGGAAAACAGTTCGTCAGTTGCTGAAGGAAAGTGAACGTTTCCGAAAGCAATTCTTGCAACGATACGATGGGGTAACTGGAGTCAAGAACTGCCTGGAGCTAGTGCACAACCTTGCTAGCATCTGTCTTTTCCACAGTAGCTCTATTACTTCGCATGAACCGGAAGCATTAGTCACCGAACCACCTTCTCCATTCACTTCGAACGACActgaaaatattcaaaactttCTATTCGAACCGGAACGTAAAAGCGTACTTAATATCTTTCATTTCAATGATCAACTTTTGGACGGTTCGTTGTCTAGCGCAAGCCTGCACTACAGTGCTACCGGAGATTTAAACAACATACATCGAGTAGGTGCGGAACGCACTACACCGACTAGCGGTTGGATGGAAGAGGAAGACGATTATTCTTTCTTGCGTGAACTGCAACTTGCCACGATCAATGACGAATTCCAAAGGGAATTTTTGTCCCCAGCCGGTCAATCAGCTAGTGTCACCAGCAAACTGGAAAAGAAATGGTCCCTATCGGAGCTGTTCAACATACGCCAGATCCTTAGCCAGCTGATGGAAGATATTCTTGGCGGTGCGGACTCCGGCCAGCGTGACTCAATGGCAATCGAACGACGCCTAATGGCTTTGCCACTGGAGGCAAGAAAGCTGCTAACAGATCCAGGAAATTCAATTATTAAGAAAAAGTTAACAAACCTACTCGAAACCATAATGGCCTCGATGCAGCTGCTTACGAATGGCTTAACCGATTGTGCTGATGAATGTGAAAGCCTAAAACCGGAGTTTG CAAACACGATGCAGGTTGCGTTaatcgaattaaaaaaactatTGTTGAACTGTGCTACGAAGGACTGGGACTGTCCCAACACGGCTAACAATGTTATCAATGTGCTACACGCGCTACTAAAAGTGGCAGAAATGCGCAAAGAATCAACCCAATCAGTAAACTTTATGCGGCAGGAAATCGATTCCGGACGGGAAAGGAGTCATTACGCCAAAATGTCGCTGCAGGAGGATGAGATCGATTTGTTAACGGTGCCACTGTACCATGACGATGAGACCGATGATTTAAGCTCGACGGATGATTCCTATACAACGGCACGTGAAGATGGGTACGAAGGAGATGTTGAAATCGACCATTACTGTCCAACAGAACTCAGCACAAGGAAAGACACAGTTGGCGGAATGAAACTGTGCACCACAAACCGTTTGGCGAACGAACAAATCTGCACGATCGTGACGGAGattctggtagaactttcGGGCCGCTGTGTGGAGCGTCCCGAACACTGGTGCCCCATACTGGCACAGATGGTCGTGAAGCTAAACATCATACGCAACCATCTCGGAGGTTCGCTGTATCTCATCCGTGGGTTTGCAACGGTGCTGCAAACAAGTGACGGACGGCTAAAGGAACTTCAGGCGGCCATCGTTGATTTGATCGTAGATCTGGACGTCCCTGAGGTGTTGATCAAGTTCATGCAACTGTTGAGCCATAAAGATCCCCCGGTTCAATTGATTCTTACCAAGCTAACGAATCTGTTCGAAGCCGGTTCCGGTGTGGAATGCTATCAGTGTGTGCAATTCCCAGTGCTGCACGCTGATCGCACATTTACTTCCTCAAGCGATGTACTGTTGGCCAAGAAAATTACCTTCCTGCGGGAGCATCATTTGTGTTTCAATGTACACAGCGGCTTCACCGATGCATCCACAATCGTACCAATGAATTATGCAAACTTTTATCCTTGGCACGGGAACGGATTTACCGTGTCGGCTTGGGTTCGGGTGACACAGCTCACGGATCGTCAGCAAACCGACTTTACGCACCTACTGTCCGTGGGCAGCGAGAAGCAAATGTTGTCGATATATTTTAACACCCAGCGTCAACTGGTGGTACGCTACAGTAAGCCGGATTGTCTCATAACACCCAGCAACACGAAACAGTATCTCAGCAAAGCAATCAGCAGAACGGAGTGCTGCGATAATTGTGCCAAAGAAATGCAACACTTGTGGATGTACAAACATTTACTGCGTGGGATTACTGATGCTTCATCACAAACGTTCATGATTGATACACCACGTGCTCAATGTGTGTATTGCTTCAAGCAGCTACCCGTCGGACAGGGACGGAAGGATTCGATCGAGCAAGGCATCGGGTTGACCCCATCGAAGCGGGTAGACAATGCGACGATCGATGTGAATCTACGCCAGTGTACGGTTGGGCAGGATTGGTGCGTACCAGAAGGTTGTTGGTCGATGCTAACCTTCGCCGTGCAGCagaacgatgatgatgtccAGGTTACGGTCACGTATGATGGTGTGCAGCAGTTGGCACAGTTTTCGCTCCCGAATCCCTGCAAGATACACATCGATACGGACCTAACCTTGCTCACCGTAGGCCATCGGTCCAGTGAATTGAACGAATGTTCGGTCGGGTATGGGTTTGCAGGTGTTCACCTGTTCAGCCGATGCATTACGGACGAAGCCGTGTTGGCAAATCTGTACGCAATCGGGCCAAATGTTACGAGCTTTGTAGCGTTCGCCACCGGTTACATGATTCCTAATTATGGCACGCTAAACTTATCCAAACTGTCCGTTAACGATCTACGCATGGTTGGTTCGCTGCAACTCCTGGAGCGGACTCACGTCGGGTACTTCACTCCCAACAAAATGGATTCGTTTGTGGGACGCCATCAGAACCTTGGTCTCATGTCGTATGCCGGCAATATAAAAGCGATGGAGATTGAATCCCTGCAGCGATCGTTACTGATCGCTGGCGGTATTTCCGTGATGCTCGTGTACTTCGCCCGTGTGGTAGAGATAAGCGATACACCGGCTCTACACGTTGCCGCGCTCAAGTTGCTGCTACGCGTCGCCCATTCTAATCAAGATTTCTTCAACGAATTCGTACAGTGTAACTATCTCGAACTGATCGGAGTGGTGCTGAAGAGCAAAAAGTGCCACAAAGATATTGCACTGCTGACGGCACTGTTGGAGTTGGCATTTGACCAACCAATCGTGGCAAAGCGTGGCGATCACTACCGCGTACTGGCAACTTCATCTGCCCGCATTCGCTACCCTGGCATGATAACGTTCCtgttggaaaactttcaaatcTGGATCGATCAGTCGGAGGAAGTGCTCGATCTTCTGCTATCCGCGCTGGCTGCTGCCACACGCGATAAACACCCGGGCATGATGTACAACTGCCAGCGCTTGCAGGACGCTTCGCTCGTGTCGGCCCTGATCGATTTTTGTCGCGTAAACTTCGTTATTCCGGCAAAAACGGTAAAAATCTCACGCAAAGCAGCGGATTTGCTCGTTTCGCTGATAGCGATCCTGTCTTCCACACCGCCAAAGGTGGCACTGTTGAATGAAATCAtggagctgttgctgctgatgcacAAGCCCACCGATAGCTACGTGACGCATGATCGTCAAAAGTTTTACTTCAACATTAGCCCGAATCAGTTCGGGGGTGGTGGGAAACGCAGTGACCGGACGGTTACGAGCAGTAGTGGCGCTAGCAGTGGACCAACAACGCCTAAGATGCAGCTAAGAGATCGTCGTCTTCGGCCACAGTCGCAGCTACGCAAAATCATACCACTTACGATCGGTGGAAGCAGTTCGCTCGACTCAGCAACAACGAGCTTCATTATAGATGCCAGCCAGACCGCTTCGACGAATCCGAACAGCAGCACTGGGACGACGGTGTCGACCGATGAGAAGCATCGCAGTCCAGTAGCGAATGCACCGAAAAGTCCCAAACTTAACTCTCCTGATGGTGGTGCGGGTAGTGAGGAATACTACGAAAAGCTTAACATTGCCATTGCCGAAGGTAAGCTGAGGCGTAAAAGTTTGCTCGACAGTATCGACAAACGTGGAAACGGAAAGCGAAAGTTAAGACGATTGAAAAGCTCACCCAATATAAGAGCAACCTCCGGCAgcagaaagaaacaaatcgGATCACCAAGGATTGCCGCCAGCGGATCACCGAGAGCATGCCCACGGAATGATCTAAACCGGATCAGTGGGCAGCATCAAAATCAATCACAAAGCGCCCCAACCTCCTCGTCATCGTCCGCAACGTCCGCCACGATTCGGTACAaatttttcgagcaaaactatTTCGCCACCGGGAATGACTTTTTGCAGGAAAGTTTCCTGCGCATCATGTGCGACTTTCTGCTCATTCTGCCCGACCGGGATGCGTGTAAGTTCTTGAGTGGCGAAAACCGAATCCTCGAAACGATGCTCATCCTGGCGAATAATGGTAACATTCGCATTCGCACCATGCTGCTCAATTTGGTGGCGGTAATTGATGATCGGATTGATAGTGCCAGGATGGGTGGTAGTAGCCCTAATGGGAATGCCTTGGGTCAATCTGGTGGCGGTGTGTTATTGCAGCAGTACAGCGAAGAACAGTCGAAGGTGTTTTGGTACCATCTGGCTAATCAGATCGGGACGCACAGTGTCAATGCAGAGCTGCTCGGTAGCTGCTATCGGTGGATCACGAAATCGCACACACCGCTAGCGATGGATCGAGGCGAAGATCATCCGTTGGCGACGTTATTGCACGAAGGTTCGGTGGAAGTGGTGCGCGAAAATGGTCTGAACGTGTTAATAGCGATCCTCATACAGGCACACGTCGATCCAACGCTGTTTCGCAGTGTGCTGCACGTGATTGAGTACATCTGTACGAAGCATCGTCGCCGTGCCGGTCAGCATATGATCGATAACGGGCTCGTGTGGGCACTGGTCAAAACGGCTGCCAAGATGAACGAAAAGGAAGAACTCGTCCAAGAGGAAAGCCGAACCTACTTGGTTGAGTTTTTGACCAGCTTTTCGCATCTAATGATATTGAGCAATGTCGCTAAT CCTTTTTGGGATTTATTAAACGGGTTAACGGTTGCGCAAAAGCACAAAAACGAACGTGTTACGAAAGCGGTACGTGATCTTCATGCAGCATTACTACGCAATGTGCTCCAAATATTTATCTTTCGACCAAAGCAGTCAATCATTGGCAACAAGAATACTT CTTTCACCGTCGAGCTGGTAGGATGTAATCTCTCGAAAGCTGAAATAAAGACACGTTTCAACCGACTGCACGATAAGGCAATACAATTCGTCACCAACAGTGATCCCGAAAGCGATCTCTCCGATGCAGAAATGGCTCTCGTTCGGCACTTGATGAATCGTACATTGAATGGTAATCCGCGTGGTGGAAATATTATCCTTTGGTGCCTTTTGCCAAAACGTACGATTCGGCTGAAAATCTACACCATCCGACAGCTGGGACACTATCTGGAGAGTGGTGGCAACCATCTGTCGGCGATCTGTGACGTGAAAATGTTGAAGGTGTTTGTCCAGAGCATACTGCTGCTTAATCAAAAGCACATCCCGCTGGAAGATTTGCGACTGGTAAATACGTTCTATCAAACCATTGATGGCGGTTTGGCGCACGGTGCCAGCTGGAACTTGACGCAGACGTTAAAAGATTTCGAATATTTGCGAGCGATCAGTATGAATGATCAAGAGCAAACGATAATGAAATCGATCGCACGGCAAGAGAAGCTAATCTACTCGTGTACGGTAGCGGCTATGCAAATAACACGCAATAGCGTCGAGAAGCAGAATCGGCTGCGTAAGGAGCTGATTATACAGCTTCGGAAAGATAACGATTATCGATTTTACGACCAATGGCACCAGTTGGTAGGACGGATGACGCACGAAGATGCACCGTGGTACGCTGCCCGGCATTACCCGAACTCTTGGGAGCTGGACGACACATTCGGGCCGGATATGGCGTTGAAACGAATGCGCCGCTGCCAGATGACTATCGATCGTCGATTTTTGCTAAAGGAATCAATGCCGGAAAATAGAGATGAACAAGAAAATGAACGTGAACGCAAACCCTTGCTGGCGTATCTTTTCTCGAACGACTTCCGTCATGAGTATTCGGTCGAGGATCAGGTACTGTACACGTTCACCGTGCGCAAAAGTTCCCCCAGCCGTGAGCTGGAGTGTGAGTGTATAATAACGAGCACAGAATTGGTGCTGAAACCGTACGAAGCCGGTGAGCTAGAGATATACGACTTGCACGACATTACCAAGATATGGACGAAGCGTTTCGAGCATCAAGAATCTGCGGTGGAGGTGTTTCTCAAGTGCGGAAAGTCACTGTTCATTGTGTTCGAGCGCGACCCAAGCGAAAGAGATACATTTGAAGGATTTTTCCACGATCTTGTGGTACGGTGTGGTCGGCAAGAGTTGgaccaacacacacagcagTGGCGCGAAGGTGCGCTCTCGAACTGGGAGTACCTGATGCTGCTAAATCAAATCTCCGGCCGAACGTACCACGATCTCATGCAGTATCCCGTGTTTCCCTGGGTACTGGCTAACTATGACACTAGGACGCTCGATCTTCTGGCCGAACGAAGTTTCCGTCTACTGGAGAAGCCTATCGCGGTTCAGCATCGTGAGTTGGAAAAACATTACATCAACAACTACAACCACTTACGCCAGGCGGAGAGTGGCGATCCCGATGGTGGACGACGAAAGATTCAACCGTACCATTACAGTTCACACTACTCCAATTCCGGCACGGTGCTTCACTTTTTGGTGCGTGTCCTGCCGTTTACATCCCTGTTTCTTCAGTATCAAGACGATAGCTTCGACATACCGGATCgaacatttcattcgctgcaaACGACGTGGAATCTGGCGAGCAAGGATTCGCCGACGGATGTGAAAGAGCTGATACCGGAATTTTTCACCTTCCCCGAGTTCCTCGAAAATCAGGAAGGTTTCGATTTTGGCACAAGACAGTCGGGAGAACCGGTAAATCACGTCGAGCTGCCCGCATGGTGCAACGGGTCGGCACGTTTGTTCGTGCTGATACATCGGCAGGCACTGGAGGCAAACATTGTGCGCCGACAGCTCAGCCATTGGATTGATTTAATCTTCGGGTACAAGCAGACGGGCCAGGCAGCGATAGATGCTATCAACGTGTTCCATCCGGCGACGTACTGTGATTTTACGGCGGCCGATATTGACGATCCGGTCATGAAGCTCGCTCTCGAAACGATGGTTAAAACGTACGGACAGATGCCGCGTCGTCTATTTGACACGGCTCATCCTCCGCCGGCAATGAATCCGCTGCTAGCGAATCCTCCCAAAGTGTTGGAAACTGTCGTTGGACTGCGGTGGGGATTGTACTGTGGCAGTCCCATACTGGCCGATCCAAAGCTCGTTGACGTGTGGGAAAAGCTATCGAAGGAATTGTTGGGAGTAGAGAGAGGCACACTACAACCGGCTTCATTAGTTACACTGGATGGACAAAAGGTATACGTCTTGCCAGAAAAGATGAATGTCTTTTGTGCGACAATACAGGGAACAGGAGCAAAAAAGCAGTATACCATCAGCTGGGGTGAAACGGATGATCGGTTAAGGATACGGTTGCTCCAGGATAGTGGCCCAACAGAACGGTCGAGAGAAATGTTTTACGGTAGTAGTAGCTTTGCCTACGATCCAATCACGGCCTGCGGTACGGATCCACACTGTACGAGTATCTTTTTTGGGCACCGTTCCGGGCGCATCGTCGTGTTTCAACAACGTTCCCGCAGAAGACGTGTTTCGTTCTTCAATCAGAATATGCAACCGGCCGTAACGATGATGTCACGATCGCGATCAAGCTCGTTCCGGCGATGGATCGATCGGAAGAGTGCCAATTTGCGGCGTCGGTTGGAAATGGATCCGgacgaacagcagcaacaagcaCAGGCCGAACAACGGCTATCGGATGACGATCAGATGGAGTGGACATATCCGATACAGTTGCTCAAACATCGTGCACCGATCAGTGCGATTCGTGTATCGATGGAGTACAAGATCGTTGTGAGCGTGTCGATTGATGGGTGCGCTACCATATGGGATTTGAACAGTTTGATGTACGTGCGCGAAATACCCCGACCGGTCAATATGTTGCATTCGATGATCAGTCAAATCGCTATCAGTCCGACGTTGGGCGATATTGTGCTAGTACACTCTGCCAATGCCAGTCGAGGTCGTTCGTTTGGGGGACCAGAATCATGGAGCAGTGCAACACTGGTAGAGGACGACGATAGTTTCGAGGTGACGGAAAATTATAATGCGGACTATGTGAACGTCACGATGGGTACGAATCGTCGCGACCAGTTGCGCCTGTATACAGTGAATGCGCAATACATTGAGCACGTGTTCGTCGAAAGTCCGATACAAGCGATAACGTACTCTTCGATCAAAGAAGGCTGCGGTGTGAATTGTATCGCAGTCGCACTCGAGAGCGGTATTGTGCGGTTTTACTCAAGCTGGAATCTTGCACTTCTACGTGAGATTAACGTCGAACCGAACGGGATCAAGTG TGCCCTTTTTTCTAAGTATCAACATCTGCTGCTACTCACAGCAAACAATACCGTTCAGACGTGGACAGCCGAAGGTCTTCCCGGTGTTTTGCCAAGTATACAGGAACCATATCAATACGGTGTTTAA